The sequence CGCCAAGGCTAGATCGAAGATGCTCCGCACGATGCCCGCTTCCTGAGTGTTGACATGGAGCGAGCCCTCCCGGACCTCGTAGCCCAGCGGTGCGGGGAAGCCAAGTACCCCGGGGCCGGCCTTTGCCTTTTGGGACATGCCCATGTAGACACGCTCGCCGATCTGCTCGGACTCGAGCTGGGCGATCCGCTGGATGATGTCCATCACGAAACGCCCCATGGCCGTCGTCGTGTCCAGGGACTCCGTGGCGGAGACGAAGTCCTTCCCGGTCCCGCCCAGGTCCTCCATCATCTCCATGAAGTGCCGCGAGTTGCGGTGAATCCGGTCCATCTTGAGGACCAGGATCGTGTCCCAGGCCGCGCGCTCCTCCATCATCTTCTGGTAGGCGGGCCGTTTCACGGTCCGCCCCGAATGTCCATCGTCCCGGTATGTGCCGGCGATCTCCCATCCGCGAGCCTGGCAGTACGCCCGGAGCCTCTCTTCCTGAGCG is a genomic window of Thermoplasmata archaeon containing:
- a CDS encoding recombinase family protein: MRSVVRVAIYTRVSTEDQAKEGFSLAAQEERLRAYCQARGWEIAGTYRDDGHSGRTVKRPAYQKMMEERAAWDTILVLKMDRIHRNSRHFMEMMEDLGGTGKDFVSATESLDTTTAMGRFVMDIIQRIAQLESEQIGERVYMGMSQKAKAGPGVLGFPAPLGYEVREGSLHVNTQEAGIVRSIFDLALAGKTMDAIAAELNHRGIRTKRNRDWTAVKVYRILHNPVYAGHLRWDRFERKAEHEPIVPAATFNAVQQAIRARAPFATAHEPPLTLEA